Proteins encoded within one genomic window of Bos indicus isolate NIAB-ARS_2022 breed Sahiwal x Tharparkar chromosome 23, NIAB-ARS_B.indTharparkar_mat_pri_1.0, whole genome shotgun sequence:
- the SLC25A27 gene encoding mitochondrial uncoupling protein 4 isoform X3, which produces MSTPDDAERLSPLAQRWPRACKFLLSGCAATVAELATFPLDLTKTRLQIQGEAALARLGDGATESAPYRGMVRTALGIVQEEGFLKLWQGVTPAIYRHIVYSGGRMVTYEHLREVVFGKSEDKHYPLWKSVIGGMMAGVVGQFLANPTDLVKVQMQMEGKRKLEGKPLRFRGVHHAFAKILAEGGIRGLWAGWVPNIQRAALVNMGDLTTYDTVKHYLVLNTPLEDNIVTHGLSR; this is translated from the exons ATGTCGACTCCAGACGATGCGGAGAGGCTCTCGCCGCTCGCCCAGAGATGGCCCCGCGCGTGCAAGTTCCTCCTGTCGGGCTGCGCGGCCACCGTGGCCGAGCTAG CAACCTTTCCCCTCGACCTCACAAAAACTCGACTTCAAATACAAGGAGAAGCTGCCCTTGCTCGGTTGGGAGATGGTGCAACAGAGTCTGCTCCATATAGGGGCATGGTACGCACGGCCCTAGGGATTGTCcaggaggaaggctttctaaagCTCTGGCAAGGAGTGACACCTGCCATTTACAGACACATAG TGTATTCTGGAGGTCGAATGGTCACTTATGAACATCTCCGTGAAGTTGTGTTTGGCAAAAGTGAAGATAAGCATTATCCCCTTTG GAAATCAGTGATTGGAGGGATGATGGCTGGTGTTGTTGGCCAATTTTTAGCCAATCCCACTGACCTAGTGAAGGTTCAAATgcaaatggaaggaaaaaggaaacttGAAGGAAAACCACTGCG ATTTCGTGGTGTGCATCATGCATTTGCAAAAATCTTAGCCGAAGGAGGAATACGTGGGCTTTGGGCAGGCTGGGTACCCAATATACAAAGAGCAGCGCTGGTGAATATGGGAG ATTTAACCACTTATGACACAGTAAAACACTACTTGGTATTGAATACGCCACTTGAGGACAATATCGTGACTCATGGCTTATCAAG ATAA
- the SLC25A27 gene encoding mitochondrial uncoupling protein 4 isoform X1 → MSTPDDAERLSPLAQRWPRACKFLLSGCAATVAELATFPLDLTKTRLQIQGEAALARLGDGATESAPYRGMVRTALGIVQEEGFLKLWQGVTPAIYRHIVYSGGRMVTYEHLREVVFGKSEDKHYPLWKSVIGGMMAGVVGQFLANPTDLVKVQMQMEGKRKLEGKPLRFRGVHHAFAKILAEGGIRGLWAGWVPNIQRAALVNMGDLTTYDTVKHYLVLNTPLEDNIVTHGLSSLCSGLVASILGTPADVIKSRIMNQPRDKQGRGLLYKSSTDCLIQAVQGEGFLSLYKGFLPSWLRMTPWSLVFWLTYEKIREMSGVSPF, encoded by the exons ATGTCGACTCCAGACGATGCGGAGAGGCTCTCGCCGCTCGCCCAGAGATGGCCCCGCGCGTGCAAGTTCCTCCTGTCGGGCTGCGCGGCCACCGTGGCCGAGCTAG CAACCTTTCCCCTCGACCTCACAAAAACTCGACTTCAAATACAAGGAGAAGCTGCCCTTGCTCGGTTGGGAGATGGTGCAACAGAGTCTGCTCCATATAGGGGCATGGTACGCACGGCCCTAGGGATTGTCcaggaggaaggctttctaaagCTCTGGCAAGGAGTGACACCTGCCATTTACAGACACATAG TGTATTCTGGAGGTCGAATGGTCACTTATGAACATCTCCGTGAAGTTGTGTTTGGCAAAAGTGAAGATAAGCATTATCCCCTTTG GAAATCAGTGATTGGAGGGATGATGGCTGGTGTTGTTGGCCAATTTTTAGCCAATCCCACTGACCTAGTGAAGGTTCAAATgcaaatggaaggaaaaaggaaacttGAAGGAAAACCACTGCG ATTTCGTGGTGTGCATCATGCATTTGCAAAAATCTTAGCCGAAGGAGGAATACGTGGGCTTTGGGCAGGCTGGGTACCCAATATACAAAGAGCAGCGCTGGTGAATATGGGAG ATTTAACCACTTATGACACAGTAAAACACTACTTGGTATTGAATACGCCACTTGAGGACAATATCGTGACTCATGGCTTATCAAG CTTATGTTCTGGACTGGTAGCTTCTATTCTGGGAACACCTGCTGATGTCATCAAAAGCCGAATAATGAATCAACCACGAGATAAACAAGGAAG GGGCCTTCTGTATAAATCATCGACTGACTGCTTGATTCAAGCTGTTCAAGGAGAAGGATTCCTGAGTCTCTATAAAGGGTTTTTACCATCTTGGCTTCGAATG ACCCCTTGGTCACTGGTGTTCTGGCTTACTTATGAAAAAATCAGAGAGATGAGTGGAGTCAGTCCATTTTAA
- the SLC25A27 gene encoding mitochondrial uncoupling protein 4 isoform X2, producing MSTPDDAERLSPLAQRWPRACKFLLSGCAATVAELATFPLDLTKTRLQIQGEAALARLGDGATESAPYRGMVRTALGIVQEEGFLKLWQGVTPAIYRHIVYSGGRMVTYEHLREVVFGKSEDKHYPLWKSVIGGMMAGVVGQFLANPTDLVKVQMQMEGKRKLEGKPLRFRGVHHAFAKILAEGGIRGLWAGWVPNIQRAALVNMGDLTTYDTVKHYLVLNTPLEDNIVTHGLSSLCSGLVASILGTPADVIKSRIMNQPRDKQGRGLLYKSSTDCLIQAVQGEGFLSLYKGFLPSWLRMQSDWITQDHPMRPQHSVF from the exons ATGTCGACTCCAGACGATGCGGAGAGGCTCTCGCCGCTCGCCCAGAGATGGCCCCGCGCGTGCAAGTTCCTCCTGTCGGGCTGCGCGGCCACCGTGGCCGAGCTAG CAACCTTTCCCCTCGACCTCACAAAAACTCGACTTCAAATACAAGGAGAAGCTGCCCTTGCTCGGTTGGGAGATGGTGCAACAGAGTCTGCTCCATATAGGGGCATGGTACGCACGGCCCTAGGGATTGTCcaggaggaaggctttctaaagCTCTGGCAAGGAGTGACACCTGCCATTTACAGACACATAG TGTATTCTGGAGGTCGAATGGTCACTTATGAACATCTCCGTGAAGTTGTGTTTGGCAAAAGTGAAGATAAGCATTATCCCCTTTG GAAATCAGTGATTGGAGGGATGATGGCTGGTGTTGTTGGCCAATTTTTAGCCAATCCCACTGACCTAGTGAAGGTTCAAATgcaaatggaaggaaaaaggaaacttGAAGGAAAACCACTGCG ATTTCGTGGTGTGCATCATGCATTTGCAAAAATCTTAGCCGAAGGAGGAATACGTGGGCTTTGGGCAGGCTGGGTACCCAATATACAAAGAGCAGCGCTGGTGAATATGGGAG ATTTAACCACTTATGACACAGTAAAACACTACTTGGTATTGAATACGCCACTTGAGGACAATATCGTGACTCATGGCTTATCAAG CTTATGTTCTGGACTGGTAGCTTCTATTCTGGGAACACCTGCTGATGTCATCAAAAGCCGAATAATGAATCAACCACGAGATAAACAAGGAAG GGGCCTTCTGTATAAATCATCGACTGACTGCTTGATTCAAGCTGTTCAAGGAGAAGGATTCCTGAGTCTCTATAAAGGGTTTTTACCATCTTGGCTTCGAATG CAATCTGATTGGATCACACAAGACCACCCAATGAGACCCCAGCACAGCGTTTTCTAA